From Rutidosis leptorrhynchoides isolate AG116_Rl617_1_P2 unplaced genomic scaffold, CSIRO_AGI_Rlap_v1 contig619, whole genome shotgun sequence, a single genomic window includes:
- the LOC139884889 gene encoding probable plastid-lipid-associated protein 4, chloroplastic — translation MATTSPATSLNTLQFQTSAHKPSIIFHGRQKNSIFNKTNFSFNPILNSNSDASSLKWRTKVSFFQEFFTRRDEQDVKRLKDELFESIAPLERGANANQQDQDYVDQVASKLEAVNEVKEPLKSNLLNGKWELLYTTSQSLLQTNRPKFLRPNGKIYQAINLDTLRAQNIETWPFFNQATANLVPLSTSKVAVKFDYFKIFGLIRIKNPGSGRGQIEITFLDEELRITRGNRGNLFILRMVDPSYRVPL, via the exons ATGGCCACTACTTCTCCAGCCACATCTTTGAACACACTGCAATTTCAGACCTCAGCTCACAAACCTTCCATCATCTTCCATGGAAGACAAAAAAATTCCATTTTTAATAAAACAAATTTCTCGTTTAACCCAATACTGAACAGTAATTCTGATGCAAGCTCATTAAAATGGAGGACAAAAGTTAGTTTTTTTCAGGAGTTTTTTACAAGAAGAGATGAACAAGATGTGAAGAGATTAAAAGATGAGCTTTTTGAATCCATAGCTCCACTTGAGCGTGGAGCTAATGCTAATCAACAAGACCAAGATTATGTTGATCAG GTTGCGAGTAAATTGGAAGCTGTAAATGAAGTGAAAGAGCCTCTGAAGTCAAACTTGTTGAATGGAAAATGGGAGCTTCTTTACACAACATCTCAATCACTTTTGCAGACAAAT AGGCCAAAGTTCCTAAGACCTAATGGAAAAATATACCAAGCTATCAATCTTGATACTCTGAGAGCTCAAAATATAGAAACTTGGCCATTCTTTAATCAG GCCACGGCAAATTTAGTTCCTTTAAGCACGAGCAAAGTAGCCGTTAAATTTGACTACTTCAAAATTTTCGGTCTG ATAAGAATTAAAAATCCAGGAAGTGGTCGTGGTCAGATAGAAATTACATTCTTGGATGAAGAGTTGCG TATAACAAGAGGTAATAGAGGGAACTTGTTCATATTGAGAATGGTGGATCCATCCTACAGAGTTCCTCTATGA
- the LOC139884890 gene encoding uncharacterized protein — MKNGTRGNLQDLHSTFKEFFEYKVGVDNQASFWFDPWLSNGALADLFLNIRLGGRVCQVFYDGQWQLSVPISHDLVDAWDLVRSVMVSSKSDTITCTASKTGTYTIASAYNAIREKSSVVKWARMVWGKGPCHRHSFIVWLVVLNHLAVKVRLKNWGLCDDDVCVLRGLAPEIIFSLLALFHLLYGKK, encoded by the coding sequence atgaagaaTGGTACTAGGGGGAATCTTCAAGATCTCCACTCCACTTTTAAGGAGTTCTTTGAGTATAAAGTTGGGGTTGACAATCAAGCCTCCTTTTGGTTCGATCCATGGCTGTCTAATGGTGCATTAGCTGACTTGTTCCTCAATATTCGTCTAGGGGGTCGAGTCTGTCAAGTTTTCTATGATGGACAATGGCAATTATCTGTGCCAATCAGTCATGATTTGGTGGATGCATGGGACTTGGTTAGATCGGTGATGGTTTCCTCTAAATCGGATACAATTACGTGCACAGCAAGCAAAACAGGTACATATACTATTGCTTCTGCTTATAATGCTATTCGAGAAAAATCGTCTGTTGTTAAATGGGCTAGAATGGTGTGGGGAAAAGGGCCATGCCATAGACATAGTTTTATCGTTTGGTTGGTTGTTCTTAATCATTTGGCTGTTAAAGTAAGGTTAAAAAACTGGGGTTTATGTGATGATGATGTTTGTGTACTGCGTGGATTGGCTCCTGAGATCATCTTTTCTTTGCTTGCCCTTTTTCATCTGCTATATGGGAAGAAGTAA
- the LOC139884891 gene encoding probable plastid-lipid-associated protein 4, chloroplastic yields MALSSSSLNSVTIFSQLPPISSSSSVPNLPFNFGGGLSVKPNSIIHINSTTNNKKWRAKVSFFPAFFGNKNKDKDAKLIKEELLEAIEPLDRGADASIEDQQRIDQIARKLEAVNPTKEPLKSDLLNGKWELIYTTSKSILQTERPKILRSVRNFQAINTDVLRAQNMESRPFFNQVTANLTPLNSRKVAVQFDTFKILGLIPVKAPGRARGELEITYLDEDLRVSRGDKGNLFVLKMVDPSYRVPV; encoded by the exons ATGGCcttatcttcttcttctttaaacTCTGTTACTATTTTCTCTCAACTCCCTCcaatttcttcttcttcatcagttCCAAATCTACCCTTTAACTTTGGTGGAGGATTATCTGTAAAACCTAACTCAATAATCCATATCaattctactactaataataagaaatGGAGAGCAAAAGTTTCTTTCTTTCCGGCTTTTTTCGGTAACAAGAACAAAGATAAAGATGCTAAACTCATTAAGGAAGAACTTCTTGAAGCCATCGAACCTCTCGATCGTGGTGCTGATGCTTCCATTGAAGATCAACAGAGAATCGATCAG ATAGCTCGTAAACTTGAAGCAGTAAATCCGACGAAAGAGCCACTGAAATCTGATTTACTGAATGGTAAATGGGAGCTTATATACACTACTTCAAAATCCATTTTGCAAACTGAG AGACCCAAGATTTTAAGGTCGGTTAGAAATTTCCAGGCAATCAATACTGATGTCCTTAGAGCACAGAATATGGAATCCAGGCCTTTCTTTAACCAG GTAACAGCAAATTTGACTCCTTTAAATTCGAGAAAGGTTGCTGTGCAATTTGATACTTTCAAAATCCTTGGACTG ATACCTGTTAAAGCACCAGGAAGAGCTCGTGGTGAATTGGAAATTACATATTTGGACGAAGATTTGAG AGTATCGAGAGGTGATAAAGGGAACTTGTTCGTCCTGAAAATGGTCGATCCCTCCTATCGAGTTCCTGTATAA